From Vigna unguiculata cultivar IT97K-499-35 chromosome 5, ASM411807v1, whole genome shotgun sequence, the proteins below share one genomic window:
- the LOC114185909 gene encoding uncharacterized protein LOC114185909: protein MGKLLCDSTTVAEPFQGSPPAALPWRDPKSESIAAVDLVVPASVGGATFAGGWEDVVGLEEQQRRHLQKLHAKGVLWKPPEEVEDSSSSPPLSSHLRSVVFRLSHGGEVSADGNCLFTASRKAMGVEEVNARELRRRTVTRFSEDLRSVSFVEREAIDDAIRHMYSPDLKNGWGIHVVQEVKLLAKKEDRFALDSAIDELVHLGMQREMAAESIYKERCIPVNDGPSWAKYMLISGSPDDEYDIITLQYTEEGLLSVDENREGRAAAFGDDIAIECLATEFKREIYVVQAHGSDAMVDEENCVFFLPHRPRSRITEPPFFLFMKGTGWCGAGADHYEPLIAHPSTFVSQEKVALVL from the exons ATGGGGAagctcttgtgtgattcaaccACCGTCGCCGAACCATTCCAAGGTTCGCCGCCGGCAGCGCTTCCATGGCGGGATCCCAAATCGGAATCAATTGCGGCCGTAGATCTCGTCGTTCCGGCTAGCGTTGGTGGTGCGACCTTCGCCGGCGGTTGGGAAGATGTCGTCGGTCTGGAAGAGCAGCAGCGGCGCCACCTCCAGAAGCTCCACGCCAAAGGCGTGCTCTGGAAGCCGCCAGAGGAGGTAGAGGACTCGTCATCGTCTCCGCCGTTGTCCTCCCATCTTAGATCCGTCGTTTTCCGGCTCTCACACGGCGGCGAGGTGTCGGCCGACGGGAACTGCCTGTTCACGGCGTCTCGAAAGGCGATGGGAGTCGAGGAGGTGAACGCGCGCGAGCTGCGGCGGCGGACGGTGACGCGGTTCTCGGAGGATCTTCGATCTGTGAGTTTTGTGGAAAGAGAAGCAATCGATGACGCGATTCGGCACATGTACTCGCCAGATCTGAAGAATGGTTGGGGGATTCATGTCGTTCAGGAGGTGAAGTTGTTGGCAAAGAAGGAGGATCGATTTGCTCTTGATTCGGCCATCGACGAGCTCGTTCACCTCGGCATGCAAAG AGAAATGGCGGCGGAGTCTATTTACAAAGAGAGATGCATTCCTGTGAATGATGGTCCCAGTTGGGCCAAATACATGTTGATCTCTGGTTCTCCTGATGATGAGTATGATATCATCACTTTGCAATATACCGAGGAGGGTTTATTATCTGTAGACGAAAATAGAGAGGGTCGTGCTGCAGCTTTCGGTGACGATATTGCAATTGAATGTCTTGCTACAGAGTTCAAGCGAGAGATATATGTG GTGCAAGCCCATGGTTCAGATGCCATGGTCGATGAAGAAAATTGTGTTTTCTTCCTTCCACATCGTCCAAGGAGCCGAATTACCGAACCTCCATTCTTCCTTTTCATGAAAGGAACAG GCTGGTGCGGTGCTGGAGCTGACCACTACGAGCCCCTGATTGCTCATCCTTCCACCTTTGTTTCCCAAGAGAAGGTTGCTCTGGTACTGTGA
- the LOC114184255 gene encoding protein LAZY 1-like isoform X2 produces MKLLGWMHRKFRQNSSEPFKDLVIGQPPFDDEQAYQKPNLGIRLAKHAQKGHNLRNSFAGLEAARVDEDYEGEFFPGFLAIGTLGSEQVSDPSTPSFPISVESITEKEDEVTENDLKLINDELEKVLGAETKDDVSLDSSRRTSHVSTGRSSHVSTGRSSHVSIITLSGKPIEGAEANGNGAAICPLQGYLFGTAIELSETTAAAKKEHRTSLGELFQRSKSAEENFSAKCEKEEKRTEKELDKSAMNLMKEKLKKRMLHAYSKNSTSINGGTIDSASAETKLNKILHMFRKKVHPESSTAAQKSAKHHRNMKKKKILNDGGYNKNDLVHPEEEDSSANREYWIKTDADYLVLEL; encoded by the exons ATGAAG TTACTAGGCTGGATGCACAGGAAATTTCGCCAGAATAGCAGTGAACCATTCAAGGACTTGGTCATTG GGCAACCACCATTTGATGATGAACAAGCCTATCAGAAACCAAACCTCGGAATCAGACTTGCCAAACATGCTCAAAAAGGTCACAATCTTAGAAACTCTTTTGCTGGTTTAGAAGCTGCAAGAGTGGATGAAGACTATGAGGGGGAATTCTTCCCTGGCTTCCTGGCAATTGGAACTCTTGGTTCAGAACAAGTGTCTGACCCATCCACACCATCATTTCCCATTTCTGTTGAGAGCATCacagaaaaagaagatgaagtgaCTGAGAATGATCTCAAGCTCATCAATGATGAGTTAGAGAAAGTGCTGGGGGCTGAAACCAAGGATGATGTGAGCCTTGATTCTTCAAGGAGGACCAGCCATGTCAGCACTGGGAGAAGTAGCCATGTCAGCACTGGGAGAAGCAGCCATGTCAGCATAATAACACTCAGTGGAAAGCCAATAGAAGGTGCAGAAGCAAATGGAAATGGTGCTGCAATTTGTCCACTCCAGGGATATCTCTTTGGAACAGCTATTGAACTGTCTGAAACAACTGCTGCAGCAAAGAAAGAACACAGGACTTCCCTTGGGGAGCTGTTTCAGAGAAGCAAATCAGCTGAGGAGAATTTCAGTGCAAAATGTGAAAAGGAGGAAAAAAGAACTGAGAAGGAACTGGACAAATCTGCCATGAACCTGATGAAAGAAAAGCTGAAAAAAAGAATGCTCCATGCTTATTCTAAAAATTCTACTTCCATAAATGGAGGGACTATTGATTCTGCTTCTGCAGAAACAAAGCTGAATAAG ATTCTCCATATGTTCCGAAAGAAAGTTCACCCCGAAAGTTCTACAGCTGCACAAAAATCTGCTAAACACCACAGGaacatgaagaagaagaaaatactCAATGATGGAGGCTACAACAAAAATGATCTGGTGCATCCAGAGGAAGAAGATTCATCTGCCAACAGGGAGTACTGGATCAAAACAGATGCAGATT ACTTAGTTCTAGAGCTGTGA
- the LOC114185253 gene encoding glucose-6-phosphate 1-dehydrogenase 2, chloroplastic-like, protein MATTFYSTHCRSLATTSSSSSASFQPSPFSSNLAYLQRVTFSHRFIASKVSLKYQPQSYQIPVHTQQQEGAVASSVAPVENGTSHKQLNAELLSVKSPKESLVEDGFEKDGNESTVSITVVGASGDLAKKKIFPALFALYYEDCLPKHFTIYGYARSKMTDAELRNMVSRTLTCRIDKRENCNEKMEQFLKRCFYHSGQYDSQEHFAVLDKKLKEQEGGRTSNRLFYLSIPPNIFIDAVKCASLSASSGNGWTRVIVEKPFGRDSESSAALTKSLKQYLTEDQIFRIDHYLGKELVENLSVLRFSNLIFEPLWSRQYIRNVQLIFSEDFGTEGRGGYFDHYGIIRDIMQNHLLQILALFAMETPVSLDAEDIRNEKVKVLRSMRPLQLEDVVIGQYKSHTRGGVTYPAYTDDKTVPVGSLTPTFAAAALFIDNARWDGVPFLMKAGKALHNKGAEIRVQFRHVPGNLYNRNFGTDLDRATNELVIRVQPDEAIYLKINNKVPGLGMKLDRSNLNLHYAARYSKEIPDAYERLLLDAIEGERRLFIRSDELDAAWSLFTPVLKELEEKKIIPEYYPYGSRGPVGAHYLAARYNVRWGDLGSDIDR, encoded by the exons ATGGCCACCACTTTCTATTCAACACATTGTCGTTCACTCGCCACcacctcctcctcttcctcagCTTCCTTCCAACCCTCTCCCTTCTCGTCTAACCTCGCTTACCTTCAACGCGTCACCTTCTCGCACCGCTTTATCGCTTCTAAGGTCTCTCTCAAGTATCAACCCCAGTCGTATCAGATTCCGGTCCACACCCAGCAACAGGaag GTGCAGTAGCTTCTTCCGTGGCGCCTGTTGAAAACGGCACTTCTCACAAGCAGCTGAATGCTGAATTATTGTCTGTTAAGTCCCCGAAGGAGTCTCTAGTTGAAGACGGTTTTGAAAAGGATGGAAATGAGTCCACTGTTAGTATTACGGTTGTCGGAGCCTCTGGGGACCTTGCTAAGAAGAAGATATTTCCAGCTCTCTTTGCACTTTACTATGAGGATTGTCTCCCTAAG CATTTCACCATCTATGGTTACGCACGGAGTAAGATGACTGATGCAGAACTGAGAAATATGGTTAGCAGGACCCTCACTTGTAGAATTGATAAGAG AGAGAACTGCAATGAGAAGATGGAGCAATTCCTAAAAAGATGTTTCTACCATTCTGGTCAATATGATTCTCAGGAACACTTTGCCGTGCTAGACAAGAAGCTGAAGGAACAAGAG ggTGGGAGAACTTCTAATCGCCTGTTTTATCTTTCAATTCCTcctaatatatttatagatgcTGTAAAATGTGCAAGCTTGTCAGCTTCTTCTGGTAATGGTTGGACCAGGGTCATTGTTGAAAAGCCTTTTGGTCGTGATTCTGAAtcttcagctgcattaacaaaatCACTCAAGCAGTATCTGACTGAGGATCAAATTTTCAG AATTGACCACTATCTTGGGAAAGAGCTTGTGGAAAATCTTTCTGTCCTCCGATTCTCAAATCTCATCTTTGAGCCATTATGGTCAAGGCAGTATATAAGAAATGTACAGTTGATATTCTCGGAAGATTTTGGCACTGAAGGACGTGGCGG GTACTTTGACCATTATGGTATCATAAGAGACATTATGCAGAATCATTTACTTCAAATACTAGCACTCTTTGCAATGGAAACCCCTGTTAGTTTGGATGCAGAGGATATAAGAAATGAAAAG GTCAAGGTTCTTCGTTCAATGAGACCCCTACAACTTGAAGATGTGGTTATAGGCCAGTATAAGAGTCACACAAGAGGAGGTGTTACATATCCAGCCTACACTGATGACAAAACTGTACCAGTAGGCAGCTTAACCCCAACATTTGCTGCAGCTGCCCTCTTTATAGATAATGCAAGATGGGATGGGGTACCTTTCCTGATGAAGGCAGGGAAAGCATTACACAACAAAGG AGCTGAGATACGGGTACAGTTCAGGCATGTGCCGGGTAATTTGTACAACCGGAACTTTGGTACTGATCTTGATCGGGCGACCAATGAACTTGTGATTAGAGTTCAGCCTGATGAGGCTATTTATTTGAAGATAAACAACAAAGTACCAGGTCTGGGAATGAAGTTGGACCGCAGTAATCTAAATCTTCACTATGCAGCAAG ATATTCAAAGGAGATTCCAGATGCTTATGAGAGGCTACTGTTGGATGCCATTGAAGGAGAAAGAAGACTCTTCATACGTAGTGATGAACTGGATGCAGCATGGTCACTCTTTACACCTGTACTGAAGGAActagaagagaaaaagataattCCAGAGTACTATCCTTATGGTAGTAGGGGTCCTGTTGGTGCTCACTATCTTGCAGCCAGATACAACGTAAGGTGGGGTGACCTTGGTTCAGACATTGACCGCTAA
- the LOC114184255 gene encoding protein LAZY 1-like isoform X1 — protein MKLLGWMHRKFRQNSSEPFKDLVIGNSCNCLSGQPPFDDEQAYQKPNLGIRLAKHAQKGHNLRNSFAGLEAARVDEDYEGEFFPGFLAIGTLGSEQVSDPSTPSFPISVESITEKEDEVTENDLKLINDELEKVLGAETKDDVSLDSSRRTSHVSTGRSSHVSTGRSSHVSIITLSGKPIEGAEANGNGAAICPLQGYLFGTAIELSETTAAAKKEHRTSLGELFQRSKSAEENFSAKCEKEEKRTEKELDKSAMNLMKEKLKKRMLHAYSKNSTSINGGTIDSASAETKLNKILHMFRKKVHPESSTAAQKSAKHHRNMKKKKILNDGGYNKNDLVHPEEEDSSANREYWIKTDADYLVLEL, from the exons ATGAAG TTACTAGGCTGGATGCACAGGAAATTTCGCCAGAATAGCAGTGAACCATTCAAGGACTTGGTCATTG GGAATTCTTGCAATTGTCTTTCAGGGCAACCACCATTTGATGATGAACAAGCCTATCAGAAACCAAACCTCGGAATCAGACTTGCCAAACATGCTCAAAAAGGTCACAATCTTAGAAACTCTTTTGCTGGTTTAGAAGCTGCAAGAGTGGATGAAGACTATGAGGGGGAATTCTTCCCTGGCTTCCTGGCAATTGGAACTCTTGGTTCAGAACAAGTGTCTGACCCATCCACACCATCATTTCCCATTTCTGTTGAGAGCATCacagaaaaagaagatgaagtgaCTGAGAATGATCTCAAGCTCATCAATGATGAGTTAGAGAAAGTGCTGGGGGCTGAAACCAAGGATGATGTGAGCCTTGATTCTTCAAGGAGGACCAGCCATGTCAGCACTGGGAGAAGTAGCCATGTCAGCACTGGGAGAAGCAGCCATGTCAGCATAATAACACTCAGTGGAAAGCCAATAGAAGGTGCAGAAGCAAATGGAAATGGTGCTGCAATTTGTCCACTCCAGGGATATCTCTTTGGAACAGCTATTGAACTGTCTGAAACAACTGCTGCAGCAAAGAAAGAACACAGGACTTCCCTTGGGGAGCTGTTTCAGAGAAGCAAATCAGCTGAGGAGAATTTCAGTGCAAAATGTGAAAAGGAGGAAAAAAGAACTGAGAAGGAACTGGACAAATCTGCCATGAACCTGATGAAAGAAAAGCTGAAAAAAAGAATGCTCCATGCTTATTCTAAAAATTCTACTTCCATAAATGGAGGGACTATTGATTCTGCTTCTGCAGAAACAAAGCTGAATAAG ATTCTCCATATGTTCCGAAAGAAAGTTCACCCCGAAAGTTCTACAGCTGCACAAAAATCTGCTAAACACCACAGGaacatgaagaagaagaaaatactCAATGATGGAGGCTACAACAAAAATGATCTGGTGCATCCAGAGGAAGAAGATTCATCTGCCAACAGGGAGTACTGGATCAAAACAGATGCAGATT ACTTAGTTCTAGAGCTGTGA